Genomic DNA from Shewanella woodyi ATCC 51908:
TTATTTTTGCGTGTTTTTATCATTGTATTTCCTCACGGGATCGTGTCCAGTTAACCTTAGGTGTAGCGTGTTATATATTGTTAGCAATTTGGCAAAGCCGTAATCTTGCCTTAATCACTAACTAGTTCAGCTATCCTACGGAAGCTCTGAAACGAGCAGTTTGTGGTAGCTTGGTTATACAGCGTAAAACGTATCTATCTGCTCGCCTATTGCACCCCATAGGGATTTGTATCATCACTTAGTAGGACAACTAAGGATGAGTTTTAGCCGGAAGGTAGAGCTCAGGAGTTTGGTAGATAGCGTGATACTTGGAAAATATCTTCTCCATCTCACCTTGCTTGATCATGCTTTCAACGATATCGCCAATGGCATAGCCTAGCTGCCTGTATTGACTCTTGATAGCCATGCCAATATCCCACTGTTGCCGCCCCATCATAGGAAAAGCATTTTGCGCTAATGGGTATTTTGTGGTGTCAATCTCCTGCTGAAAATGGCTTATTTGGCTTCTAAGTCCCATGGCGGCATCCACTTCGCCTTGTCGCATTGCATCGATAGCTAAGGGGATGGATGAGAAGTGCTTGGCTCGCTCACGCATTCGACCACCAAAGGCTGATGTCAGATAAAATTGGGGGATTGAGTCAACTTCGACACCGATATCATGGTATTGAAACACGGCAATGGTGGAGACGGATTCTATCTGTGTTGAGTTATAGATGATCTGCCACGATTCAGTATGGTAGGGGGCAAACATATGTACCTGTTCATGGACAAGCTCACCGATATCATCACGCATCAAGGAGTAGGCTTTGTCATAGGGGACTCGCAGCATTAGATCGGCAACACTTCGTTTTAGAAAGTGGCCTTTCCAGAGGTTGTTTCTTAAATCATCCTCTACATTCTCATCGGCTGTCATCCACCTTAGGCGTAGCTCAAGTCCCAACTCCTTAGCTATTTGATGAGCGAGATCAATATCGATCCCGTAAGCTGCGTCATCAATTTGATAGGAGAAGGGGGCAAAATCACGATAGACAGCCACAGTGATGTATTGGCTCTCTATAATGTCATCAAATGATCTAGCTACTAAGCTCGGGGCTGTGAGTACGCAAGTGAGTAGGCAAAGTCCCAGAGCCAGTGAGTTAATTCTCTTCACTGACAGACTCTAACCAGGTCCGGATAGCCCAAAGCGCTTCTTGAGTAAGATGCTCTGTCATCTTGGGCATGTAGACAGCGCCATTACGTACTGCGCCATTTTGAACTCGATATCCGTACCATTCATCGCCATCGAGATCGGGAGCCAGTTGTCTAAGATCTGGTGCTATTCCGCCAGAGATCCCCTCTAAGCCATGACAACGTGCGCAGTTTTGGTTATAGGCCGAGGCTCCGATCCGCAAAATATCACTCTGTTTATCGCTATTTTGATCTCGGTATGGGTTCTCCTCTAGCCACTCTTCACCAAGTTGTGGCAGCGATGTTGTATCAATGGATTGTGGCGTAACAGGTCCATGGGCGGAAACATTGAAAGCGCCGACAATAAATATACTTGCCAATAGGAACTTTCTTTTTACGCTAACTATTTTCATCTCAAATCCACCTTTATCATCGTAATTTCTGATTTCATGCATAAATACTAACCAGCAAATATGCCATTCCGAATTACACTTTGGCCTAATTCGTTCTCCTCCTTTAGTAGGAGAAATGATAGCGAAAACCTGTTGTTGCCAATAAAATTAATATTTTACAGTTGGTTACATTGTTGTGGCTTTGTTGCGTCCAGGTTTTGTAGTTCGAGGTTTCTTCTATATGCTGGTTAACAAGAGATAATTTTGGGAATAGGGCTGGAGAGGTAAGGGTGAGAAAAACCAATATCAGATTGAAGTGCTGCTGTTTTTTATCACTCTTTTATCTATCCCCATTACTGGCGGCGAGTGATAACAGTGTTATTGAGATAAACATTAACTATTTAAAGCTGAATCAAGCTAAGTCTCCGGCGCTTTCAAATGTGATTGATATGGCGCGCGATAGCGGAGAACGAGGCGCTGAGCTGGCGGTTAATGACTCAAATACCACAGGTAAGTTTCTTAAACAGAATTTTGAACTGAACTATGTAGAGTTTGATTCAGCCAAAGTCCTATTGGCACACTTTTCCGCTGAGGTTAACGCTGGTCAGTCATATTTTATTTTAGATGTGCCTGCTGAGCTTTTGAGCAAAGCAGATGAATGGGCTGAAGATAAGCAGTTACTGATCTTTAATGTCAATGAGACATCGGATCTTCTCAGAGAGAAACAGTGTTTAAGCTCAACCCTTCACACCGTTCCTAGTGATGCAATGAGATCCGATGCCATCGCTCAATGGTTACTCAGCCGACGTTTTAACAAGGTGTTGCTGGTTAGCGGTAAAAATAAGCAAGATATGGCACTAAATAATTCTTTTAAACGTGCAGCTAAACGCTTTGGCATCAAGATATTGGATGAGAAACAGTGGCGTTTTGATACTGATTTAAGGCGAAGTGCGCAGCAGGAGGTACCATTGTTTACCCAAACTCGTGATGATTATGATGTGGTCTATGTGGCTGATAGAACCAAAGACTTTGCCGAATACCTTCCCTTTAATACCTATTTACCACGCCCTGTTGTGGGCTCCGCTGGTTTAGAAGCTTTATCCTGGCATTTCACCATAGAGCAGTGGGGGGCCGCCCAGTTACAAAATCGCTTTAATGCGCTGGCTGAGCGCAACATGAATGAGCTCGATTTTAGTGCCTACCTTGCGGTGAGAAGTATTGCCGAGGCGGTCCATCAACAAAAAACAGCAAGCCCCATAAAGATTATTAACTACATAAAGTCAGATGATTTTCAGTTGGCTGCCTATAAAGGCAGAAAGCTTAGCTACCGCCACTGGAGCGGTCAATTGAGGATGCCTATAGCCCTTGTTCAGCCCCATGGTGTGGTTTCGCTCTCTCCCCAAGCTGGGGTACTTCATCCAGTGACCGAGCTTGATACCTTAGGGTTTGATCGTCAGGAGTCGCAATGTGCTGGTCAAAAGGAGTCAATATGAAGCTAGCAATTATAGCTAATCCACTCGTTGGGATAAGTTGTCTGTTCGCACTTTCGTTACCTGCCGCAGAGCTGGCTTATGTCACCAATGAGAAAGATGATGATATCTCTGTGATTGATTTAGCTAGCCAAAAAGTGATTAAACGTATTCCCGTAGGTCAAAGACCGAGAGGAATAATCTTTAATCATGATAAATCTCTAGCTTATATCTGCGCCAGTGATTCAGATACGATTCAGATCTTAGATCTCGCCACAGAGGAGGTGATTGGCGAGCTTCCCTCTGGTGAAGATCCTGAGACCATTGCGCTGCACCCTGACGGGAAAACTATCTACACCTCCAATGAGGATGATGCGCTACTAACCGTTATCGATATTGCAACTCGTACAGTAAAGACTCAAATAGATGTGGGGGTTGAGCCAGAAGGGTTAGCAGTCAGTCCTGATGGCAAAATTGTCGTGGTTACCTCTGAAACCACCAATATGGTTCATTGGATCAATACCGAAACCTATGAGAATTTCGATAATACCTTAGTGGCTGCGCGCCCAAGATCTGCCATGTTTA
This window encodes:
- a CDS encoding substrate-binding periplasmic protein, which translates into the protein MKRINSLALGLCLLTCVLTAPSLVARSFDDIIESQYITVAVYRDFAPFSYQIDDAAYGIDIDLAHQIAKELGLELRLRWMTADENVEDDLRNNLWKGHFLKRSVADLMLRVPYDKAYSLMRDDIGELVHEQVHMFAPYHTESWQIIYNSTQIESVSTIAVFQYHDIGVEVDSIPQFYLTSAFGGRMRERAKHFSSIPLAIDAMRQGEVDAAMGLRSQISHFQQEIDTTKYPLAQNAFPMMGRQQWDIGMAIKSQYRQLGYAIGDIVESMIKQGEMEKIFSKYHAIYQTPELYLPAKTHP
- the pedF gene encoding cytochrome c-550 PedF, whose amino-acid sequence is MKIVSVKRKFLLASIFIVGAFNVSAHGPVTPQSIDTTSLPQLGEEWLEENPYRDQNSDKQSDILRIGASAYNQNCARCHGLEGISGGIAPDLRQLAPDLDGDEWYGYRVQNGAVRNGAVYMPKMTEHLTQEALWAIRTWLESVSEEN
- a CDS encoding ABC transporter substrate-binding protein, which gives rise to MRKTNIRLKCCCFLSLFYLSPLLAASDNSVIEININYLKLNQAKSPALSNVIDMARDSGERGAELAVNDSNTTGKFLKQNFELNYVEFDSAKVLLAHFSAEVNAGQSYFILDVPAELLSKADEWAEDKQLLIFNVNETSDLLREKQCLSSTLHTVPSDAMRSDAIAQWLLSRRFNKVLLVSGKNKQDMALNNSFKRAAKRFGIKILDEKQWRFDTDLRRSAQQEVPLFTQTRDDYDVVYVADRTKDFAEYLPFNTYLPRPVVGSAGLEALSWHFTIEQWGAAQLQNRFNALAERNMNELDFSAYLAVRSIAEAVHQQKTASPIKIINYIKSDDFQLAAYKGRKLSYRHWSGQLRMPIALVQPHGVVSLSPQAGVLHPVTELDTLGFDRQESQCAGQKESI
- a CDS encoding PQQ-dependent catabolism-associated beta-propeller protein, with protein sequence MKLAIIANPLVGISCLFALSLPAAELAYVTNEKDDDISVIDLASQKVIKRIPVGQRPRGIIFNHDKSLAYICASDSDTIQILDLATEEVIGELPSGEDPETIALHPDGKTIYTSNEDDALLTVIDIATRTVKTQIDVGVEPEGLAVSPDGKIVVVTSETTNMVHWINTETYENFDNTLVAARPRSAMFTQDNKHLWVSSEIGGELVVIDVATRKIVKTFTFEVNGIHSDRVQPVGIELSRDGRYAFVALGPANHLAVIDRKTLTIEKYLLVGRRVWQLAFNQDQSLLLTTNGVSGDVSVVDVENLKVTKSIKVGRYPWGVMIKEVQ